The following are from one region of the Vibrio parahaemolyticus genome:
- a CDS encoding vWA domain-containing protein produces MAEFTFLNPYWLLGLITIPFVLLINQKFRAKKSALIAPHLAKMLGQTTQSKPYFTIWGLAWAIACVALAGPSWQSNTRPSFELSQNRMLVLDMSRSMYASDIKPNRLTQTRYKALDLLPKWKEGATGLIAYAGDAYSLSPLTTDASTLAGIIENLSPELMPFQGSNLPAAIELALSQFSQAGANQGDIVVLADDLDDSELARSLNLVKGKNIRVSVLAIGTANGAPIALPDGSLLKTTQGSTVVAKTHLKNLQTLANKTGGMFVPIQHNNRDVDSIAAYTNNTGNNLAAKQNQEVKTDSRLNGGFWLLPLLLLPTVFLFRRGVIWVFIAALLPITWTPDAQANPFLNADQKAANLYKQGEYEQAKNLFTDPSWQGAASYQTGDYEAAIKAFSNDQSQTGRYNLANSLAQNGQLEDAAEQYKKLLKENPDFEAAKKNLSVVEEKLKQQQQQQQQQQQQQQQQQQQQQQQQQQQQQQQQQQQQQQQQQQQQQQQQQQQQQQQQQQQQQKSQNSTKQEQGQQSQNQQDAENKKEKQNPEHKAKQQKTETEVEKQGEQKKGEPMQAQAQPEKTPQDDPEFRRLEAVESARDPSFLIRAQMQLQAQQKQRPQQSQKEW; encoded by the coding sequence ATGGCTGAGTTTACTTTCCTTAACCCATATTGGTTACTGGGACTGATAACAATCCCCTTCGTACTCCTGATTAATCAAAAATTTAGAGCGAAAAAATCCGCGCTGATTGCCCCGCACCTCGCCAAAATGCTTGGGCAGACCACCCAGTCCAAACCCTATTTTACGATTTGGGGCTTGGCTTGGGCGATTGCCTGCGTAGCGCTCGCTGGGCCGAGCTGGCAATCAAATACACGTCCAAGCTTCGAGCTAAGCCAAAATCGTATGCTAGTGCTAGATATGTCTCGCTCGATGTACGCCAGCGACATCAAACCCAATCGCCTTACTCAAACACGTTACAAAGCGTTGGACTTGTTGCCAAAGTGGAAAGAGGGGGCGACTGGATTGATCGCCTATGCAGGCGATGCCTACAGCTTGAGTCCGCTAACGACGGATGCTAGTACGCTAGCAGGTATCATCGAGAACTTGTCGCCAGAGCTGATGCCATTCCAAGGCTCGAACCTCCCTGCAGCGATCGAATTGGCGTTAAGTCAATTTTCACAAGCAGGTGCAAACCAAGGAGACATTGTGGTTCTTGCCGATGATCTTGATGATTCAGAATTGGCACGCTCTCTGAATTTAGTTAAAGGTAAAAACATACGAGTCTCGGTTCTTGCAATCGGCACGGCAAACGGCGCACCGATTGCCCTACCCGACGGCTCGCTTCTTAAGACCACGCAAGGCTCGACCGTTGTTGCCAAAACACACCTGAAAAACCTACAAACGCTAGCCAACAAAACGGGCGGTATGTTTGTTCCTATTCAGCACAACAACCGAGACGTGGATAGCATCGCAGCGTACACGAATAATACTGGGAACAACTTGGCAGCAAAACAGAATCAAGAGGTCAAAACCGATTCTCGTTTGAATGGTGGATTTTGGCTATTGCCTCTACTGCTACTGCCTACCGTTTTCCTGTTCCGCCGTGGTGTAATTTGGGTATTTATCGCTGCGCTGCTTCCAATAACTTGGACACCAGACGCACAAGCCAACCCATTCTTAAATGCCGATCAGAAAGCGGCTAATCTCTATAAACAGGGAGAATATGAACAAGCCAAAAACCTGTTCACTGACCCAAGTTGGCAAGGCGCGGCAAGTTACCAAACTGGCGATTACGAAGCGGCTATTAAAGCGTTTTCAAATGACCAATCACAAACCGGCCGCTATAACCTAGCGAACTCGCTAGCGCAAAATGGTCAGTTAGAAGACGCTGCTGAGCAATACAAAAAGCTACTTAAAGAAAATCCTGATTTTGAAGCAGCGAAGAAAAACCTGTCGGTTGTGGAGGAGAAACTGAAACAGCAACAGCAACAGCAACAGCAACAGCAACAGCAACAGCAACAGCAACAGCAACAGCAACAGCAACAGCAACAGCAACAGCAACAGCAACAGCAACAGCAACAGCAACAGCAACAGCAACAGCAACAGCAACAGCAACAGCAACAGCAACAGCAACAGCAACAGCAACAGCAACAGCAACAAAAGTCTCAGAATAGTACTAAACAAGAGCAAGGACAGCAGTCACAAAATCAGCAAGACGCTGAAAATAAAAAAGAAAAGCAAAATCCCGAACACAAAGCTAAGCAGCAAAAGACCGAAACGGAAGTAGAAAAGCAAGGTGAGCAAAAAAAAGGTGAACCTATGCAAGCGCAAGCCCAACCAGAAAAAACACCTCAGGATGATCCTGAATTCCGCCGCCTAGAAGCTGTCGAAAGTGCTCGAGATCCAAGCTTTTTGATTCGTGCACAAATGCAGTTGCAAGCTCAACAAAAACAACGTCCACAACAATCTCAGAAGGAGTGGTAA
- a CDS encoding BatD family protein gives MMKKGVHLVFILVASLLSSFSVMAQSLQASVNKTEVAKNEVINLRIMADSEVASDAIDFSVLEKDFFLGQPRYGRSSNNINGRKYQRTEWSISIAPMKEGIITIPSFSADDMKTEPIQLRVTANKSAPDLDDLFSFNMSVDNHTLYPQQSANLRMQLIIKADTRRLDNPQVVPPRIEGMKLEPVGEMQQGQRVISGLEVTVVEQSFRLTAEQPGTFTLLGPQLTGSYIYGDSLTGSTKIMPISTKVGQMPITVKAIPSAFKGSWLPASALQMTQSWQDDQGNTLSANTVNNVKQGSSITRTIQIKARGTQAEYLPRITMDYPNSLRVYPEQPQFDTARDGTVIMTVKQVLIPTEAGEFTLPGYALNWWDSKSDEAKQANLSELKLNVEQSDAGLITLPETALPIPTVSNAAPAQQNGVDKLWQTLTFVFAGLWILTSAIAFVIWKKRPVASTEPLLVSERPLCVEALKCIINEGDEAKIERSVNEYLSTHRDRLNPEDVQAVKLELDAMNRARFSSNQQPWSHKALLEKVQKLAKAKRDKSSHQLEKL, from the coding sequence GTGATGAAAAAAGGCGTACATCTGGTCTTTATTCTTGTGGCCAGCCTGTTATCTAGTTTCTCGGTGATGGCACAAAGCCTTCAGGCAAGTGTCAACAAAACTGAAGTGGCTAAAAATGAAGTCATCAACCTACGGATAATGGCAGATTCAGAAGTGGCGTCCGACGCCATCGACTTCAGCGTATTGGAAAAAGACTTCTTCTTAGGACAGCCTCGCTACGGGCGTTCGAGTAACAACATCAATGGTCGCAAATATCAACGCACAGAATGGAGCATTTCTATAGCGCCAATGAAAGAAGGGATAATTACGATCCCGAGTTTTTCGGCCGATGACATGAAAACCGAGCCAATTCAACTAAGAGTCACGGCGAACAAATCGGCACCCGATCTGGATGATTTGTTCAGCTTCAATATGAGTGTCGATAACCATACGCTATATCCGCAGCAATCTGCGAATTTACGCATGCAACTGATCATCAAGGCCGACACTCGCCGTTTAGACAACCCACAAGTTGTGCCACCACGTATTGAAGGCATGAAGCTTGAACCTGTTGGTGAAATGCAACAAGGGCAGCGAGTCATTTCTGGGCTTGAAGTGACAGTGGTGGAGCAATCTTTCCGCTTAACCGCTGAACAACCGGGAACATTCACGCTCCTTGGCCCACAACTGACTGGATCTTATATCTATGGCGACAGTCTGACGGGCTCAACCAAGATCATGCCGATCAGCACAAAAGTGGGGCAAATGCCAATAACGGTAAAAGCCATACCTAGTGCGTTTAAAGGCAGTTGGTTACCCGCATCGGCACTGCAAATGACTCAGAGCTGGCAAGACGATCAAGGCAATACGCTATCCGCCAATACGGTAAATAACGTGAAACAAGGTTCGTCTATTACTCGTACCATTCAAATCAAAGCTCGCGGTACACAAGCCGAATACTTACCGCGTATTACTATGGATTACCCAAACTCCTTACGCGTTTACCCTGAGCAGCCTCAATTCGACACAGCAAGAGATGGCACGGTAATCATGACGGTAAAACAAGTGCTGATCCCAACAGAAGCAGGCGAATTCACGCTGCCAGGCTACGCACTGAATTGGTGGGACAGTAAAAGCGATGAAGCAAAGCAGGCAAACTTGTCTGAGCTAAAACTGAATGTGGAACAAAGCGATGCAGGCTTGATTACCTTACCTGAAACCGCGCTTCCTATACCAACCGTTTCAAATGCAGCTCCTGCCCAACAAAATGGCGTCGATAAACTCTGGCAAACGCTCACTTTTGTTTTTGCAGGCTTGTGGATTCTTACATCCGCAATTGCATTCGTAATTTGGAAAAAGCGTCCTGTTGCTTCCACAGAACCATTGTTGGTATCAGAAAGACCACTTTGCGTTGAAGCGTTAAAATGCATCATTAATGAAGGCGACGAAGCGAAAATCGAACGCTCAGTAAACGAGTACTTGAGTACCCATCGTGACCGACTAAATCCCGAAGATGTTCAAGCGGTCAAACTCGAACTCGATGCCATGAACAGAGCACGTTTTAGTTCAAATCAACAGCCATGGAGTCACAAAGCCCTGTTGGAAAAAGTGCAAAAACTGGCCAAGGCCAAACGTGACAAATCTAGCCACCAGCTAGAAAAACTATAA
- a CDS encoding sensor domain-containing diguanylate cyclase, translated as MAEAIFDQLENLFSPHAIAIFEDPLTNPRCSVSFSRGELYPIQKYPEIFWDWACQFDTSESIIPLAINTCHWNHTQDLGGDSYIMMLDNTPIKRTYLLIQSVQARTAHNIYEESYDAMQLAAARWQCIRAEKNASQEMRHRDIREAQYVDEISQRERFIENMKLVQQVALEISNPDSLKDLYYKAVEALRERLGFDRTTLMLLDMKKRSFSGTYGTDESGVTIDEFHTQYDLHQLSEEYIAALSSLESNLVIIEDAPIYTAGKVVGQGWNAMLILRDGNEPFGWFALDNFIHRKPITAYQKQMLDSFGSLFSQIYIRKRQEQNVRMLHSSMVELSRCTTVSDVCKSAVTFAIKNLGIDRMAVFLTDENCSYMQGTWGTDIQGNVVDESYFFGETQNFSLINLARAVPSEVAFEESVPIYHDCNIVGFGWAAMTVLTSNSSGPIAFIAVDNLLTRAPLTSQLREVIRMFSSSLAEVLQRTQAQEAIRELNENLELEVQNRTKELEEANRQLEVLSKLDPLTRLGNRRMLEHVMQKYCALDCEEAMSFGLILIDIDHFGLFNNHYGHLEGDIALMRIGNILEHHTKDEDEVFCRIGGEEFVLLMIGSNQEEVRLRAECIRQCIEDEGIKHQHNPEGELLTVSVGYSCYKTKGKDFNFDHLYQLSDKALYQAKSSGRNCVKRYELKDPQKDQIVA; from the coding sequence CTGGCCGAAGCAATATTCGATCAATTAGAGAACCTCTTTTCCCCTCACGCGATCGCCATTTTTGAAGACCCTTTAACCAATCCTCGTTGTTCTGTGAGTTTTTCTCGCGGAGAGCTTTACCCTATTCAAAAGTACCCTGAGATTTTCTGGGACTGGGCCTGCCAATTTGATACATCCGAAAGCATTATTCCTCTGGCGATTAACACTTGTCACTGGAATCACACCCAAGATTTAGGTGGCGACAGCTACATAATGATGCTCGACAACACGCCAATAAAACGCACCTATTTACTTATCCAATCTGTCCAAGCTCGCACCGCACACAATATTTACGAAGAAAGCTACGACGCAATGCAGCTCGCGGCTGCGCGTTGGCAATGCATTCGAGCCGAGAAAAATGCATCACAAGAGATGCGACATCGAGACATCCGTGAAGCTCAATACGTCGATGAAATTAGCCAGCGCGAACGTTTTATCGAAAACATGAAGTTAGTTCAGCAAGTCGCACTCGAGATCTCCAACCCTGATTCCTTAAAAGATTTGTATTACAAAGCCGTCGAAGCCCTGCGTGAACGATTGGGCTTTGACCGCACCACACTGATGCTACTGGACATGAAAAAGCGCAGTTTCAGCGGTACATACGGCACAGATGAGTCTGGCGTTACGATCGATGAATTCCACACGCAATACGACCTACATCAACTGAGTGAGGAATACATCGCTGCGCTGTCGAGCCTTGAGAGTAATTTAGTGATCATCGAAGATGCGCCAATATACACGGCGGGCAAAGTGGTCGGGCAGGGATGGAACGCGATGTTAATCCTGCGTGACGGCAATGAGCCCTTCGGTTGGTTTGCGCTCGATAACTTCATTCATCGCAAGCCGATAACGGCGTATCAAAAACAGATGTTGGACTCGTTTGGTTCTCTTTTCTCACAAATTTATATCCGTAAGCGCCAAGAGCAAAATGTGCGCATGTTGCACTCAAGCATGGTTGAGCTATCACGCTGTACAACCGTTAGTGATGTGTGTAAATCGGCAGTGACTTTCGCGATTAAAAACCTCGGTATTGATCGTATGGCGGTATTTTTGACCGATGAAAACTGCTCATACATGCAGGGCACTTGGGGCACGGACATTCAAGGGAATGTCGTTGATGAGTCCTATTTCTTTGGTGAGACGCAAAACTTCTCTCTGATCAATTTGGCTCGCGCCGTACCGAGTGAAGTCGCATTCGAAGAATCCGTTCCCATTTACCACGACTGTAATATCGTCGGTTTTGGTTGGGCGGCAATGACGGTTCTCACCTCAAACAGCAGTGGCCCCATCGCTTTTATTGCCGTCGATAACCTGCTCACTCGCGCGCCGTTAACCTCTCAACTGCGCGAAGTGATTCGTATGTTCTCTTCCAGTTTGGCCGAGGTGCTGCAACGCACTCAAGCTCAAGAGGCGATTCGAGAGTTAAATGAAAACCTTGAGTTAGAAGTGCAGAACCGAACCAAAGAGCTAGAAGAGGCGAATCGCCAGCTCGAAGTACTGTCTAAACTCGATCCACTTACGCGCCTTGGAAATCGCCGTATGCTGGAACATGTGATGCAAAAATACTGCGCATTGGATTGCGAAGAGGCGATGTCATTCGGTCTGATTTTGATTGATATTGACCATTTTGGTTTGTTTAACAATCACTATGGTCATCTTGAAGGTGACATTGCACTGATGCGCATTGGGAACATTCTTGAACACCATACCAAAGATGAAGACGAGGTCTTTTGTCGAATTGGGGGGGAAGAGTTTGTGTTATTGATGATCGGCTCGAACCAAGAAGAGGTTCGGTTGAGAGCGGAATGCATCCGTCAATGCATTGAAGATGAAGGCATCAAGCATCAACATAACCCTGAAGGTGAATTGCTGACGGTTTCGGTGGGGTACTCCTGCTACAAAACCAAAGGCAAAGACTTCAATTTCGACCACTTGTATCAGTTGTCCGACAAGGCGCTCTATCAGGCGAAAAGCAGTGGGAGAAATTGCGTGAAGCGATATGAGTTAAAAGACCCTCAAAAAGATCAAATTGTAGCGTGA
- the pstB gene encoding phosphate ABC transporter ATP-binding protein PstB, producing the protein MNKFDIENLDLFYGENQALKSINLPIPVRQVTALIGPSGCGKSTLLRCLNRMNDLIEGVKITGKLAMDGEDIYGNIDVADLRIKVGMVFQKPNPFPMSIYENVAYGLRAQGVKDKKTIDEVVERSLRGAALWDEVKDRLKSHAFGLSGGQQQRLCIARTIAMEPDVILMDEPTSALDPIATHKIEELMEELKKNYTIVIVTHSMQQARRISDRTAFFLMGELVEHNDTQVIFSSPQDDRTQGYVNGDFG; encoded by the coding sequence ATGAACAAGTTTGATATTGAAAACCTAGACCTATTCTACGGTGAAAACCAAGCACTGAAATCGATCAACCTGCCTATTCCTGTTCGTCAAGTGACGGCTCTTATCGGCCCATCAGGTTGTGGTAAATCAACGCTTCTACGCTGTTTGAACCGCATGAATGACCTTATCGAAGGCGTAAAAATTACGGGTAAGCTCGCAATGGATGGCGAAGACATCTACGGCAACATTGACGTTGCGGACCTTCGCATCAAAGTCGGCATGGTATTCCAAAAGCCAAACCCATTCCCAATGAGCATTTATGAGAACGTGGCTTACGGCTTACGTGCTCAGGGCGTCAAAGACAAAAAGACAATTGATGAAGTGGTAGAGCGTTCGCTGCGTGGCGCTGCACTTTGGGATGAGGTGAAAGATCGCCTTAAATCACATGCATTCGGCCTTTCTGGTGGTCAGCAACAGCGTTTGTGTATCGCGCGTACTATCGCGATGGAACCGGACGTAATCCTGATGGATGAACCGACGTCGGCACTTGACCCGATTGCAACCCACAAAATTGAAGAATTGATGGAAGAGCTGAAGAAGAACTACACCATCGTAATCGTGACTCACTCAATGCAACAGGCGCGTCGTATCTCTGACCGCACCGCGTTCTTCCTAATGGGTGAACTGGTTGAGCACAACGATACTCAAGTGATCTTCAGCAGCCCTCAAGACGACCGTACGCAAGGGTACGTAAACGGCGACTTCGGTTAA
- the pstA gene encoding phosphate ABC transporter permease PstA gives MDRAKLKKARQFKDNVFNAFVWISAALTVGFLFWIIWYILSNGLQHVDWNFITDNYTRTGDEHGIFPMIVSTIYMVIASIAVAAPLGIMTAIYLTEYAKVGSRLVKVIRFCTESLAGIPSIIFGLFGMTFFVAILGLGFSILSGALTLSILILPVIIRTTEEALMAVPQTYREGSYGLGASKIYTIWRLILPSAMPGILTSVILSIGRVIGESAPVFLTAGMVARIPDSLLDSGRTLTVHLYKLTTELFTIEEWNQAYGTATVLIVVVLLINMVTKLIARRFNTATY, from the coding sequence ATGGATCGCGCAAAACTGAAAAAAGCACGCCAGTTCAAAGATAACGTCTTTAACGCTTTCGTTTGGATTTCGGCTGCACTAACGGTAGGTTTTCTGTTCTGGATTATCTGGTACATCCTATCAAACGGTCTACAACACGTAGATTGGAACTTCATTACTGACAATTACACTCGTACCGGCGATGAGCACGGTATCTTCCCGATGATTGTGTCGACCATCTACATGGTTATTGCATCCATTGCAGTAGCGGCACCTCTGGGTATCATGACGGCGATTTACCTGACTGAATACGCAAAAGTCGGCAGCCGCTTGGTGAAAGTGATTCGATTCTGTACAGAATCCCTTGCAGGTATCCCGTCGATCATCTTCGGTCTGTTTGGTATGACTTTCTTCGTGGCAATTCTTGGTCTTGGTTTCTCGATTCTATCGGGTGCACTGACGCTAAGTATCCTAATCCTGCCAGTTATCATCCGTACCACGGAAGAAGCATTGATGGCAGTGCCACAAACGTATCGTGAAGGCTCATACGGCCTTGGCGCTTCAAAAATTTACACTATCTGGCGTTTGATTCTTCCGAGCGCGATGCCAGGTATCTTAACCTCGGTCATTCTAAGTATTGGTCGTGTCATTGGTGAGTCTGCTCCAGTATTCCTGACAGCAGGTATGGTTGCACGTATTCCGGATTCTCTATTGGATTCAGGTCGTACGCTAACCGTTCACCTTTACAAACTGACTACCGAGCTGTTTACCATTGAAGAATGGAATCAGGCTTACGGTACGGCAACAGTGCTGATCGTCGTTGTTCTTTTGATCAACATGGTGACTAAACTGATTGCAAGACGTTTTAACACAGCAACTTACTAA
- the pstC gene encoding phosphate ABC transporter permease subunit PstC, whose protein sequence is MTIATNSEKLMNTDAKAISKPGLREKRRVDWKERIFHGLFLTSAVIGIVSLAVIAYFIVRESIPAFQEAGVSGIVLGQNWLPPALYGVATMIVASVVSTAGAVMVGVPVGVLTAIFIAEIAPKRLADVIRPAVELLAGIPSVVYGFFGLVIIVPLIQDIFNVPAGNTILAGIIVLGVMILPTVITVSETSIRAVPRAYKEGSLALGASKIYTIFKLLVPAARSGIMTGVILGIGRALGETMAIIMVMGNAPAMPEGILDSARTLTANIAIEMSYASGVHANALYATGVVLLVFIMSLNAVLLYLNREKAK, encoded by the coding sequence ATGACCATCGCAACAAATAGTGAAAAGCTTATGAATACTGACGCTAAAGCTATCAGCAAGCCAGGCCTGCGCGAGAAACGTCGTGTAGACTGGAAAGAGCGTATCTTCCACGGCTTGTTCCTAACCAGTGCTGTTATCGGCATTGTGTCGTTAGCAGTAATTGCTTACTTTATTGTTCGAGAGAGTATTCCTGCCTTCCAAGAAGCTGGAGTATCGGGCATCGTTCTTGGCCAAAACTGGCTTCCACCTGCGCTTTACGGCGTAGCAACAATGATTGTCGCTTCTGTAGTCTCTACTGCGGGTGCGGTGATGGTTGGCGTTCCTGTTGGTGTGCTTACCGCAATCTTCATCGCTGAAATCGCGCCTAAGCGTTTGGCTGATGTTATTCGTCCTGCGGTTGAGTTGCTAGCGGGTATCCCTTCGGTGGTGTATGGCTTCTTCGGCCTCGTTATCATCGTTCCTTTGATTCAAGACATCTTCAATGTGCCAGCGGGTAACACCATCTTGGCGGGTATTATTGTTCTTGGTGTGATGATTCTACCGACCGTAATCACGGTATCTGAAACGTCTATTCGAGCGGTGCCCCGTGCATACAAAGAAGGCTCTTTGGCTCTTGGCGCTTCAAAAATCTACACAATCTTCAAACTGCTCGTTCCTGCGGCTCGTTCAGGCATCATGACTGGTGTGATTCTTGGTATCGGTCGTGCGTTGGGTGAGACAATGGCAATCATCATGGTGATGGGTAACGCACCGGCAATGCCAGAAGGCATTCTCGACTCAGCACGTACGCTGACCGCGAACATCGCGATTGAAATGTCTTACGCAAGTGGTGTTCACGCGAACGCACTGTACGCAACAGGTGTGGTACTGCTGGTCTTCATCATGTCGTTGAACGCTGTACTTCTTTACCTAAACCGAGAAAAAGCGAAGTAA
- a CDS encoding phosphate ABC transporter substrate-binding protein, with product MKKTVIGAIALLGAMAVTPVSAKETISAVGSSSVTPLMEVFSETYMKTNPNVFIEVQGPGSSAGVKAAKNGSADLGMSSRNLKESEKEPTLVEEVVARDGIAVVVNPQNKLAGLTAEQVTAIYKGEVSNWKEVGGEDKPIVAITRDTASGTRGAFEDIMALKMKISGKKVSAISQRAQVANGNGALKTMVASNPYAIGYISLGTVDNTVNALAIDGVDATVANVKNGSYKVARPFLVLYKEGKPSAETQKFLDWMLTEDAQKLVDQNGYISVH from the coding sequence ATGAAAAAGACAGTAATCGGTGCAATCGCACTTCTAGGCGCAATGGCAGTGACTCCTGTTTCTGCTAAAGAAACTATCTCTGCAGTGGGTTCTAGCAGCGTAACTCCACTGATGGAAGTTTTCTCTGAAACATACATGAAGACGAACCCGAACGTATTTATCGAGGTTCAAGGCCCTGGCTCTTCAGCTGGCGTTAAAGCGGCGAAAAACGGTTCAGCAGACTTAGGTATGTCTTCTCGTAACCTGAAGGAATCAGAAAAAGAGCCAACACTTGTTGAAGAAGTGGTCGCTCGTGACGGTATCGCGGTTGTTGTTAACCCACAAAACAAGCTAGCAGGTCTAACGGCTGAGCAAGTGACAGCAATCTACAAAGGCGAAGTATCAAACTGGAAAGAAGTGGGCGGCGAAGATAAGCCAATCGTAGCAATCACTCGTGATACCGCTTCTGGTACTCGTGGTGCATTTGAAGACATCATGGCGCTTAAAATGAAAATTTCTGGCAAGAAAGTTTCAGCAATCTCTCAACGTGCTCAAGTTGCTAACGGTAACGGCGCACTTAAAACGATGGTTGCGTCTAACCCATACGCAATTGGCTACATCTCACTAGGTACGGTAGACAACACAGTTAACGCTCTAGCAATCGACGGTGTTGATGCAACAGTTGCTAACGTGAAAAACGGTTCTTACAAAGTAGCTCGCCCATTCCTTGTGCTTTACAAAGAAGGCAAGCCATCTGCAGAAACGCAAAAATTCCTAGATTGGATGCTAACTGAAGATGCACAAAAGCTAGTTGACCAAAACGGTTACATCTCAGTTCACTAA
- a CDS encoding methyl-accepting chemotaxis protein, which yields MRQFLSTLSIKLQVFLPVLFTVVLLVIGLSVGIGKLDQAFNKVSTSTNKLIIHKEELSAIVDNTYAMRIKAIYSLFRAEDVQSLNQELSDRQNKNRDFLNSIDSLPGVQTEVNAMRKAMDHYVDFTRVTMTPLLTTKHSSGYTTSDSNQKYESAMAEYRLAGEAMINAIDNLSKQLNQIVTDEVEANGEQHSTTLTYSAVSLAVILSAASLISWILASYIVAPIRNLQGTMQEVAKGNLLVKAEAIGKNEVSQLAQDVNQTIDKLRETVSALVRISEDVASASTELATVMTQSSVNSDQEKQEVEQVASAINQLESTAAEVSTNAQEADSASNQARMLTSQSLSMFEESTRASEKMAEQLNEAAAVVTSLKDQSEHIGRVIEVIEGISEQTNLLALNAAIEAARAGESGRGFAVVADEVRMLAARTQESTKEIQTIIEELQQQSGHANESMHSSLAMLSDNQALAQEVSQSLANISNAIAELNSINTQVATASEEQKQVTADINNNLTNIYELVSQNVTGITQSAAAAQELSGLAENQQQQLRQFQV from the coding sequence ATGCGTCAATTTCTTAGTACGCTTTCTATTAAACTTCAGGTCTTTTTACCTGTTCTATTCACCGTTGTATTACTCGTCATTGGATTGAGCGTCGGAATCGGCAAGCTCGACCAAGCATTCAATAAGGTTTCCACTTCCACCAACAAGCTGATCATTCATAAAGAGGAACTCAGCGCCATCGTAGACAACACCTACGCCATGCGCATCAAAGCCATTTACAGTCTATTTCGAGCCGAAGATGTCCAATCTCTCAACCAAGAACTGTCTGATAGACAAAACAAAAACCGCGATTTTCTCAATTCCATCGATAGCCTCCCTGGCGTTCAAACCGAAGTGAATGCCATGCGCAAAGCCATGGATCACTATGTTGATTTCACGCGCGTCACTATGACACCTCTGCTCACCACCAAACACTCTTCTGGCTACACCACATCCGATTCCAATCAAAAGTACGAATCTGCGATGGCAGAATATCGATTGGCTGGCGAAGCAATGATCAACGCCATCGACAACCTGTCTAAGCAATTGAATCAAATCGTCACCGATGAAGTGGAAGCGAATGGCGAACAGCATTCAACCACGCTCACTTACAGTGCGGTTTCGCTTGCGGTGATCTTGAGTGCCGCTTCGCTTATTAGTTGGATACTAGCCAGCTATATCGTTGCACCGATTCGTAACCTTCAAGGAACCATGCAAGAAGTCGCGAAGGGAAATCTATTGGTTAAAGCCGAAGCCATCGGCAAAAACGAAGTGTCGCAGCTGGCTCAGGATGTAAACCAAACCATCGACAAACTGCGTGAAACAGTGAGTGCATTAGTTCGCATTAGTGAAGATGTGGCATCAGCATCGACCGAGTTAGCGACCGTTATGACTCAAAGCAGCGTCAATTCGGATCAAGAAAAACAAGAAGTTGAGCAAGTGGCTTCGGCGATCAACCAGCTAGAATCTACCGCAGCTGAGGTGTCGACCAATGCACAAGAAGCCGATAGCGCATCAAATCAAGCACGCATGCTGACCTCACAAAGCCTGAGCATGTTTGAAGAAAGCACTCGCGCAAGCGAAAAAATGGCGGAGCAACTCAACGAAGCCGCTGCCGTCGTGACGTCTCTAAAAGATCAATCAGAACACATTGGTCGCGTGATCGAAGTGATTGAAGGCATTTCTGAGCAAACCAATCTGCTTGCACTGAATGCAGCGATCGAGGCTGCACGTGCCGGCGAAAGTGGCCGAGGCTTCGCGGTAGTGGCCGATGAAGTCCGTATGCTAGCGGCGCGAACTCAGGAGTCGACAAAAGAGATCCAGACCATCATTGAAGAGCTTCAACAGCAATCTGGTCACGCGAATGAAAGCATGCACTCTAGCTTAGCCATGCTGTCAGACAACCAAGCTCTGGCACAAGAAGTTAGCCAATCACTTGCTAATATCAGTAACGCTATCGCCGAACTGAACTCAATCAACACTCAAGTGGCGACCGCATCAGAAGAGCAGAAACAGGTCACGGCTGATATCAACAACAACTTAACGAACATCTATGAGCTGGTGAGCCAGAACGTAACTGGCATTACGCAATCCGCCGCTGCCGCTCAAGAGCTTTCTGGCCTAGCGGAAAACCAGCAGCAACAGTTAAGACAGTTCCAAGTGTAA